A genomic stretch from Onychostoma macrolepis isolate SWU-2019 chromosome 02, ASM1243209v1, whole genome shotgun sequence includes:
- the selenop2 gene encoding selenoprotein Pb — protein sequence MMQALWALWLSAFPALLGASPLFLEKESNGSRICKPAPTWEIDGKIPMKDLLGNVVVVALLKASUQFCLMQAAKLGGLRDKLALGKLTNISFLVVNEQDAQSRALYWELKRRTAEGIPVYQQSPLQNDVWDILEGDKDDFLVYDRCGHLTFHIVLPFSFLHYPYIEAAIRATYHKNICNCSLHANSSISEGFKNNQKTNNTESVTVEHHHHQHEHHHHQHVHHHHHNHQNKNNSTGDSDVTSVPKEQIQHSHQEEHSHH from the exons ATGATGCAGGCTCTCTGGGCTCTGTGGCTGTCTGCTTTTCCAGCTCTGCTGGGAGCTTCACCGCTGTTTTTGGAGAAGGAAAGCAATGGCTCCAGAATCTGTAAGCCTGCTCCGACGTGGGAGATCGATGGCAAGATTCCGATGAAGGACCTTCTAGGAAATGTTGTCGTTGTGGCTCTTCTTAAAGCGAGCTGACAGTTCTGTCTCATGCAGGCTGCTAA GTTGGGAGGCCTGCGTGACAAGCTGGCCCTTGGCAAGCTGACTAACATATCATTCCTGGTTGTCAATGAGCAGGATGCACAGTCCAGAGCCTTGTACTGGGAGCTGAAGAGGAGGACGGCAGAGGGCATCCCTGTGTATCAGCAGAGCCCACTGCAAAATGACGTCTGGGACATCTTAGAGGGAGACAAGGATGATTTCTTAGTTTATGACAG ATGTGGCCATCTCACCTTCCACATTGTCCTGCCCTTCAGTTTCCTTCACTACCCTTATATAGAAGCTGCCATCAGGGCTACGTACCACAAAAATATATGCAACTGCTCA TTACATGCAAACTCCTCTATATCAGAAGGCTTCAAAAACAACCAGAAGACTAACAATACGGAGTCTGTAACTGTtgagcatcatcatcatcaacatgagcatcatcatcatcaacatgtgcatcatcatcatcataatcatcaaaataaaaataacagcacaGGCGATTCAGATGTGACCAGCGTACCAAAGGAACAAATCCAGCATTCACATCAAGAAGAACATAGTCATCACTAA
- the elovl8a gene encoding ELOVL fatty acid elongase 8a isoform X1, translating to MSIHGSLSLLITQVSVSLSTWQRLQIFHQWVLENGDKRTDGWLLVYSPLPVGGIFLFYLVIVWLGPKLMSHREPVNIKALLIIYNFSMVCLSAYMFYEFTASSWLGNYSLVCQPVDYSETPSAMRMARVCWWFYFSKVIELTDTVFFILRKKNNQLTFLHVYHHGTMIFNWWAGVKYVAGGQSFLIGLINSFVHVVMYMYYGLAALGPQMHKYLWWKHYLTLLQLLQFFIVTIHTAVNLYADCDFPDSMNIIVLGYAFSLIALFSNFYYQNYISKKTKMA from the exons ATGTCCATACACGGTTCTCTTTCATTATTAATTACTCAGGTGTCTGTATCCCTGTCGACATGGCAAAGGCTCCAGATATTTCACCAATGGGTCCTAGAAAACGGAG ACAAGAGGACAGATGGATGGCTTTTGGTTTATTCTCCGTTGCCTGTCGGTGGGATCTTCCTGTTTTACCTTGTCATCGTCTGGCTTGGTCCCAAACTGATGTCTCACAGAGAACCAGTCAACATCAAAGCTCTccttattatttacaatttttccATGGTGTGCCTTTCTGCTTATATGTTTTATGAG TTCACAGCATCTTCTTGGTTGGGGAATTACAGTTTGGTGTGTCAGCCTGTTGACTACTCTGAAACTCCCTCGGCAATGAGG ATGGCCAGAGTGTGCTGGTGGTTTTACTTCTCCAAAGTCATTGAACTAACTGATACA GTGTTCTTCATTCTGAGGAAGAAGAACAATCAACTGACCTTTTTGCATGTGTATCATCACGGCACCATGATTTTCAACTGGTGGGCAGGGGTCAAGTATGTTGCAGGAGGGCAGT CGTTCCTTATTGGCCTCATAAACTCTTTTGTTCATGTGGTGATGTATATGTACTATGGCCTGGCAGCATTGGGCCCCCAAATGCATAAGTACTTGTGGTGGAAACACTACCTCACTTTGCTTCAGCTG CTCCAGTTCTTCATTGTGACCATTCACACTGCAGTCAACCTCTATGCTGACTGTGACTTTCCTGACTCCATGAATATTATAGTGCTCGGCTATGCCTTCAGCCTGATCGCTTTGTTTAGTAACTTTTATTATCAGAACTACATTTCCAAGAAGACCAAGATGGCATGA
- the toe1 gene encoding target of EGR1 protein 1 produces MSSSMIVPVIDVQGNNFKELWAAMVIAIKTSSFIAIDTELSGLGSRKALLAESVEDRYKAICNAARTRSILSLGFACYKKLDNKAEITYLVQVYNLTLLCSEEYIIEPQSVQFLVQHGFDFNKQYAEGISYYKGNDKGGDAHGVNMRSLFVELLRANKPLVVHNGLIDMVFLYQCFYAHLPDRLGTFIADLSQMFPSGIYDTKYATEYELRFTASYLEYAYKKCKLENSKAIAGGGNGSHVFLEFCKYTGNMQSYIDYRPCLDNQNQDGALNICVQFSAYGWCPNGSQCSMSHDTDLIIQHDEKIREDKRKKRKRKNKKKGSQGPTETCSSPQGKRSHFEETELDQAVPISEHQEKTASSEATDATRTFEPGKAASKNGNEESQPEASSEAPVRPKEKKAEGGTHRAGFDAFMTGYIFAYARNLTENTEETSTAPLIPACLNKLFLSGKSVPLHVTKSTFSKSSKAHVHKMDYVWGKSIAVKSEGTV; encoded by the exons ATGTCATCCTCAATGATAGTCCCAGTTATAGATGTACAAGGAAACAACTTTAAGGAGTTGTGGGCAGCAATGGTGATAGCcattaaaacatcttcattCATCGCCATTGATACG GAACTGAGTGGTCTTGGGTCAAGGAAAGCTCTTCTAGCTGA ATCCGTTGAAGACAGGTACAAAGCCATATGCAATGCAGCTCGCACACGGTCCATACTTTCATTGGGCTTTGCTTGTTATAAAAAGCTTGACAACAAA GCGGAAATCACATACCTGGTCCAGGTTTACAATCTGACCTTGCTTTGTTCAGAGGAGTACATCATTGAACCTCAGTCAGTGCAGTTCCTCGTACAACACGGATTTGACTTCAACAAACAATATGCTGAAggcatttcttattataagGGTAATGATAAA GGAGGTGATGCCCATGGGGTAAACATGCGCTCCTTGTTTGTAGAACTGCTTAGGGCCAACAAGCCCTTAGTGGTCCATAATGGTCTGATAGACATGGTCTTCTTGTACCAATGCTTCTATGCCCATCTTCCTGATCGCCTGGGCACCTTCATTGCCGATCTGTCCCAGATGTTTCCCTCGGGCATCTATGACACTAAGTATGCAACGGAGTATGAGCTGCGGTTTACAGCCTCATACCTGGAATACGCCTATAAGAAGTG TAAGTTGGAAAATAGCAAAGCCATTGCAGGAGGTGGCAATGGGAGTCATGTGTTCCTAGAGTTTTGTAAATATACAGGCAACATGCAGAGCTACATAGACTACAGGCCGTGCTTGGACAACCAGAATCAGGATGGTGCCCTCAACATCTGTGTTCAGTTCTCT GCGTACGGATGGTGTCCTAATGGCTCTCAGTGCTCCATGTCACATGACACAGACCTTATAATCCAGCATGATGAGAAGATCAGAGAAGACAAGAGGAAGAAAAGGAAGCGCAAGAACAAAAAGAAAGGTTCTCAAGGGCCCACTGAGACATGCAGTTCCCCACAGGGCAAAAGGTCGCACTTTGAAGAGACTGAGCTGGACCAGGCAGTGCCCATATCTGAACATCAGGAGAAGACCGCAAGTTCTGAGGCAACAGATGCCACACGTACATTTGAACCTGGGAAAGCAGCCAGCAAGAATGGAAATGAGGAATCTCAGCCAGAAGCATCTTCTGAAGCTCCTGTTAGACCAAAAGAGAAGAAAGCGGAAGGAGGAACTCACCGAGCAGGGTTTGACGCTTTCATGACCGGCTATATTTTTGCTTATGCCAGAAAtctgacagaaaacacagaagaaACCAGCACTGCTCCCCTCATCCCTGCATGTCTCAATAAGCTCTTCCTCAGTGGCAAGTCCGTTCCTCTACATGTAACCAAAAGCACCTTCTCCAAATCTTCAAAGGCTCACGTGCACAAGATGGACTACGTCTGGGGAAAAAGCATTGCTGTTAAATCTGAAGGAACTGTATAG
- the elovl8a gene encoding ELOVL fatty acid elongase 8a isoform X2, translating into MVSVSLSTWQRLQIFHQWVLENGDKRTDGWLLVYSPLPVGGIFLFYLVIVWLGPKLMSHREPVNIKALLIIYNFSMVCLSAYMFYEFTASSWLGNYSLVCQPVDYSETPSAMRMARVCWWFYFSKVIELTDTVFFILRKKNNQLTFLHVYHHGTMIFNWWAGVKYVAGGQSFLIGLINSFVHVVMYMYYGLAALGPQMHKYLWWKHYLTLLQLLQFFIVTIHTAVNLYADCDFPDSMNIIVLGYAFSLIALFSNFYYQNYISKKTKMA; encoded by the exons ATG GTGTCTGTATCCCTGTCGACATGGCAAAGGCTCCAGATATTTCACCAATGGGTCCTAGAAAACGGAG ACAAGAGGACAGATGGATGGCTTTTGGTTTATTCTCCGTTGCCTGTCGGTGGGATCTTCCTGTTTTACCTTGTCATCGTCTGGCTTGGTCCCAAACTGATGTCTCACAGAGAACCAGTCAACATCAAAGCTCTccttattatttacaatttttccATGGTGTGCCTTTCTGCTTATATGTTTTATGAG TTCACAGCATCTTCTTGGTTGGGGAATTACAGTTTGGTGTGTCAGCCTGTTGACTACTCTGAAACTCCCTCGGCAATGAGG ATGGCCAGAGTGTGCTGGTGGTTTTACTTCTCCAAAGTCATTGAACTAACTGATACA GTGTTCTTCATTCTGAGGAAGAAGAACAATCAACTGACCTTTTTGCATGTGTATCATCACGGCACCATGATTTTCAACTGGTGGGCAGGGGTCAAGTATGTTGCAGGAGGGCAGT CGTTCCTTATTGGCCTCATAAACTCTTTTGTTCATGTGGTGATGTATATGTACTATGGCCTGGCAGCATTGGGCCCCCAAATGCATAAGTACTTGTGGTGGAAACACTACCTCACTTTGCTTCAGCTG CTCCAGTTCTTCATTGTGACCATTCACACTGCAGTCAACCTCTATGCTGACTGTGACTTTCCTGACTCCATGAATATTATAGTGCTCGGCTATGCCTTCAGCCTGATCGCTTTGTTTAGTAACTTTTATTATCAGAACTACATTTCCAAGAAGACCAAGATGGCATGA
- the si:ch73-382f3.1 gene encoding 52 kDa repressor of the inhibitor of the protein kinase: MGGCSAPNCSNSTTIGKQLFRFPKDPVRMRKWLVNCRRDFVPTPCSRLCQDHFEESQFEEIARSPAGGRKLKPNAIPTLFNVPDPPSPVTPQVVLPVKNEPVEKDLNMGDHGYARRQPPVDSEEDGVQRTDEERPCSLCQHYKTKLEQQQQHTVRLQREAEEMKKRLYKLSKIEKGLQVFLFEDQIRALTLAKRSRRAVWSHDTLLTARKIRCAVGVKGYEYLRELGYPLPSYRTLCNRLEPKMMVTTSMQDELAELGLGIITACDSPEGNVTSDEGLIGVMT, encoded by the exons atgggtGGATGCTCCGCTCCAAACTGCTCGAACTCTACAACTATTGGAAAGCAGCTCTTTCGCTTTCCGAAAGACCCCGTGCGCATGAGAAAGTGGCTTGTAAATTGTCGGCGTGATTTTGTACCGACTCCCTGCTCCAGACTGTGCCAG GACCACTTTGAAGAAAGCCAGTTTGAGGAGATCGCCAGATCACCGGCAGGGGGAAGGAAACTCAAACCCAACGCAATCCCCACACTGTTCAATGTACCCGACCCTCCCTCTCCTGTCACCCCTCAAGTTGTGTTACCTGTTAAAAATGAGCCAG TGGAAAAGGACTTGAACATGGGGGACCATGGATATGCCCGCCGACAGCCCCCTGTGGATTCAGAGGAGGATGGGGTTCAGAGGACAGACGAAGAGCGACCCTGCTCTCTCTGCCAGCATTATAAAACCAAACTGGAGCAGCAACAGCAGCACACAGTCAGATTACAGAGAGAG GCAGAGGAAATGAAGAAACGTCTTTACAAACTGAGTAAAATAGAGAAGGGGCTGCAGGTGTTCTTGTTTGAGGATCAGATACGCGCCCTAACGTTGGCCAAGCGTTCTCGGAGGGCAGTGTGGTCCCATGACACTTTACTGACAGCCCGTAAAATCCGTTGCGCGGTGGGGGTTAAAGGATACGAGTACCTAAGGGAACTGGGCTATCCTTTGCCTTCGTACAGGACGCTTTGCAATCGGCTGGAGCCCAAAATGATGGTGACCACAAGTATGCAGGACGAACTGGCAGAGCTCGGCCTGGGCATCATAACAGCTTGTGACAGTCCTGAGGGCAACGTGACGAGTGATGAAGGACTGATTGGAGTCATGACCTGA